The following nucleotide sequence is from Desulfuromonadaceae bacterium.
GCTCCAGCTTGGCGGAATGCTTGACGCTGCGCGCACTTTCGAGCTTCACCAGCCGGGGGTCGCAGCAGACCTGCCGCAATTTTAGCAGGGCGTCGAGAATCTGGATATGACTGCGGTTCATCCCTTGCGTTTGCAGTAATTTGTCGATCCGCACGGTCATGGCGATCCGCAGCGTTTCGTAAAGTTTGGCTTGTGCCCCGTTCAGCTCGACCTCGCGTACTATCAGCGTTTTGGATGGCAATTCCTGTACGACTTCCCCCTTGTCACGGCGCAAGATAAATGGAACCAGGCGCTTTTGCAGCAGCTGTTGCCGTTCATGGTCGCGGTGTTTCTCAATCGGGGTGCGAAAGAGTTTATTGAATTGCTGCTGATCACCAAGGAAACCGGGCATCAGAAAATGAAAGAGCGACCAGAGCTCACCGAGATGGTTCTCCAGCGGGGTGCCGGTGAGGCAGAGGCGATGGCTGGCTTTGATTTCGCACGCGGCCTGAGCGGCTTTCGCATTCGGGTTCTTGATCGCCTGGGCTTCATCGAGGATCAGGCTGTGATAGTCACGCTTGAGGTGTTGTTTCAGATCACGGTTGAGCAGCGTATAACTGGTAATGATCAGATCGTAGTCGTCCAACCGGTCGAAATGCACGTTACGGTTGAGACCGTGCAACGCCAGTGTTTTGAGCTCGGGGGTGAAGCGCGCGGCTTCACGTTGCCAGTTACTGATGACGCTGGTCGGGGCAACGATCAGGGCGGGGCGATCAAGCCGCCCCGCCTCTTTTTCACGTTGCAGATGAGCCAGTGCCTGAATGGTTTTGCCCAGCCCCATATCGTCGGCGAGAATACCATTAAAGCTGTATTCACGTAAAAACTGGAGCCACGAGAGCCCCTGGCGCTGATAGTTGCGTAGCTCGGCATTGAGGCCCACGGGCGGGTCGAGGAGTTCAATTCCTTTAAAATTGCGCATTTTTTCCGCCAGTTGGCGAAGTTTTTTGCCCCCTTGCCAGTCCAGCCGCTGGCCGCCGACCGCCAACATGTCTTCGAGGTCGAGCAAACCGTGGGCCTGGGGGCGGGGGAGTTTCAGCTGTCCGTCGTTATTGAGTTGCGGGTCTTGAAAGAGTTCGACCAACGTGGTGACGACCGGTTCCAGTACCGAGGCGGGAACTTCCAGCCAGTTATTGCCGCCCAGATGGTACATCAGGGACTGTTCCGTTGCATTACTCTCAAGCCACTGTGTCAACAGCGGCAGCAACGGGAATTTTTGACCATTATGCTCAATATTCAAGCCGATCTCGAACCAACCGATGTCACCATCATCGATATCCGCCTGAAGGGTCGACACGGTTTCGAAAGTGAGTTGAAAGCTGTCATCGATCTCGACCTTCCAGCCCTCGTTCTCCAGCACGGGAATATCGTCAATCAGTTGCCGCCAAGCCAGCGCTGACGCTGCCAGGGTTTCCGTGGCGAAATAAAAATCATCTTCGCCCTGCTCACAAAGCAGTGGCGGTGCCGGGCACAGATCATGGCGGACGAGGGTGTCGTACGCATCCTTTTCGATTCGAGGATGACAGGTGATGCTCCAGTCTTCATCCTGATGGCGAATGAGACGGGAACCATTTTCCGCTGACTGCAAGGGGGGGACGCTGATCGGTCCATAAGTGAAGCGCAGCCGGGCCAGATGGTGGCGACCGCCGGTCGGGCCGATCGCGGAGCGCAGGATCAAGGTCGGAACGGGGGGGTGCTCCCAACACTTTATCTTTATTTCAATGGGCAGCGGAATGGTCTCTGGCGGAAGTTTTTCCAGCAGGAAATAACTGAGTCCCCTTAACTGTTCGGCGGCAACCGGGGGGAGCTTGTGCAGTGAATGATAGAGCGCCGCCGGGAGCGGCTGGTCAATGATCCCGCACTGGTGGGTTACGGGATCAAGGTACCAGGGCGGAGTCGTCGGAATCGGTACCCAGGCGTGGCCAATACCGTCAAGGTTGATATCGAGCTGGGTTTTATCCTGATCATTTTTATGCCAGCGAAAAGTGGCGGTCCGGTTGCGGCCACAACGCAAAGGCGGGTTTTCAGTCGATTGAAAAAAGCAGCGGCCACTTTGTAAAAGGCGCTTGAGTACCAGCACTCCGGTATCACCGTGCAGGGTGGGCAATGTCTGCGTAAAGACGTTTTGGGTCAGCAACTGGGCGATTTCAACATCAAGCGGTGCGATTTCAGCGGGAGTGTAGTAATGGTATTGTCTTGCTTGCGCCAGAGGGTAACTGGATGTTTTCCCCCACCCCCCTCTTTTGAGACGACGGCTCTTGAACGTCTGCACGGAAATGGCCTGAGAGGATTCGCGCCCAAGGAGTTGCAGCAGATAAAGCAGGCAAGGTTCGCCCGGTGCAGCATCCTGGGAGGCCTGCTCATTTTGCAGTCGCTGCACGGTTTCTTCTTGCCAGCGTTGTAAAGACGAGTGTCCAGCGTCCGTTTCGGATGCGGGATCAGTGATCTGGTTGCGCAGTTCGAGCCACTCCAGCAAGGCGGCGACCACATGTTTGCAATTGAAGCTGACCGGACAGGAACAATCGCCCACGAACCGGTCGTGATTGGTGGGTGGTGGAAAAAAGATTTCCTGCTGATAAAGATTTCGGCCACTCCCCGCGACTTCGGCAAAGAGGACCTGCCCGATTTCATCCCACTCCAGTGACTCAACCCGGCCTGCCGCTTGATAACTTCGTCCCCGACCGAAATAGGACGCGCCACAGGTGATCAGGATTTCATTTCGTGTTAAATTGAAAGGCATTAAAGATATCCCGGCCGGAAGAGATTAAAGAAAAAGGGGCTACGTCATTAACGTAACCCCCTTGATTCTTATGGTGCCCAGAGACAGAATCGAACTGCCGACACGAGGATTTTCAGTCCTCTGCTCTACCGACTGAGCTATCTGGGCGGAGGACGTTTTATAGCTAAAGCGCCTGTGAGTGTCAAGCAAAAACTTCGTGAAGCGCTGGCGATTGGCGGAAATCTTTGCCGATCCCCAGCGCGGAATTTTCCGTCTTGCCATTTTTGAGTGCTTTTGCTATGTACTAACGACACCAGTGATCCTTGTGGAGCGCACGATCCATGCCCCGTAACGACGCCCGATTTAGCGGATTTACCTTTTTTTGGCGCGGCTTTTATTTTAGGCCGTCTGTCCGAGGTACCGGTATATCGACGTAGGGGCTTGATCACGTCGCATCACCAAAACCATGGGCAGACCGTTTGCGTTTTTCCCATGGTTTTTTCGTTTGGCCGCGCCACGAAATCGACTTTGGGAACAACAGGGTCGGCCATTAAAAACTTGCCGGGCGCGCGCAACGAGGAGTGAAAAATGATTATCGTCATGAAAAAAGGGGCCAGCGACGCACAACTGGCCGAAGTCGAAAAACGGATCAGTGAGCTGGGCTACCAGTCCCATGTGATTCATGGAGAAACACGCAACGTCGTCGGCGCGGTCGGCGACGAACGCGGCAAGGAAATCCTGCAATCGCTCGAAGTCCTCCCCGGCGTCGAGAACGTGGTGCCGATCCTTAAACCGTTCAAACTTGCCAGCCGCGAGATCCGGGCCGAGCCGAGCTGTTTTGAACTGGCACCTGGCGTCATCATCGGCGGCGACAATCTGGTGGTGATGGCCGGACCGTGCGCGGTCGAAAGTGAAGAACAACTCCTGTCCGCCGCCATTGCGGTCAAGGCGGCCGGGGCGACGGTCCTGCGCGGCGGCGCGTTCAAGCCGCGCAGCAGCCCCTACTCCTTTCAGGGGCTCGAAGAAGAAGGGCTCAAGCTGCTCGATCGGGTACGTAGCGCCACCGGCTTGCCGATTGTGACCGAAGTGGTGAATCCGCGCGATGTCGAGCTGGTGGGACGTTATGCCGATATCATGCAGGTTGGTGCGCGCAACGTGCAGAACTTTGCGCTGCTCAAGATGCTCGGTCAGCTCGGTAAACCGGTGCTGCTCAAACGCGGCATGTCGACGACGATTCAGGAATTTCTAATGAGTGCCGAATATATCCTCTCCGAGGGGAACCAGCGGGTGGTGCTCTGCGAGCGCGGCATCCGCACCTTTGAGACCGCCACCCGCAACACCCTCGATATTTCTGCCGTGCCGGTCCTCAAGGAGCTGTCGCACCTGCCGGTGATCATCGATCCATCCCATGCCACCGGCCACGCCAGCCTGGTTGCACCGATGTCCTATGCCGCCGTCGCCGCCGGGGCCGACGGGTTGATTATCGAAGTCCACCCCCATCCGGAGCTGGCCTCGTGTGATGGCCCGCAATCGTTGCGGCCGGAGGATTTTGCCCTGGTGATGGCGAAGCTGCGCGAATACGCCGTGGTCGCCGGACGCAAACTTTAACGACCGGGACGCTACAGAACACAGCCACACCGGCTGGGCCGCTAAATCATCTGCAACTGATCAAATAGCCGGTCGCTGGCGACCGGACAGGGAGAGAGCCAATGGTCTTTGAAAAGATTGCCCTCCAGGCACCGCACATTCTGCTGCCGCGCAACGGGATTGATCTGAATCGCTGGGCGGTGATTGCCTGTGACCAATATACCTCACAGCCGGAATATTGGGACAAGGTCGCTCGCCATATCGGTGATGCACCGTCAACGCTGGAACTGATTTTCCCCGAAGTCTATCTCGAAGATGACGACGGTGAGCTGCGGGTGCAGCGAATCAATGCCGCAATGCGGCGTTATCTTGATGAAAAGATTCTTCTTGATCAGGGGGCCGGGTTCATTCTGGTCGACCGGGCGACAACCCAGGTGCCGTCACGCAAGGGGCTGATGGTGGCACTCGACCTGGAACAATACGACTATAACGCGGGGGCAACCACCCTGATTCGGGCAACGGAGGGGACGATTGTCGATCGTCTGCCGCCGCGCATCAAGGTGCGCGAAAATGCACCGATTGAGCTGCCCCATATCATGGTGCTGATCGACGATCCGCAGCTGACGGTGATCGAACCGCTCTTCGCCAAGGAGCTGGAAGAGGTTTATGATGTTGAGCTGATGGCCGACGGTGGTCGGGTGCGCGGCTGGCGCGTCTCGGCTGCTGCGGATATTGAGCAGGTTGCCGCACGGCTTGCCGCATTGGCGACGCCAGCGGCATTCAATGCCCGTTACGGGGTCAGCGACAAACCGGTGATGCTCTACGCCATGGGAGACGGCAACCACTCCTTTGCTACCGCCAAGGCGATCTGGGAGCGGCTCAAGGCGCAGGTGTCCGATCTTGCTGCGATCATGAACCACCCGGCCCGCTATGCCCTGGTCGAGCTGGTCAACGTTCACGATCCCGGCCTCGAATTCGAGGCGATTCACCGGGTACTGTTCAATGTGGACGGCAATGATCTGTTGGCGGCGATGGAGCGTTACTATGCCGACCGCTGTGAAGACTTTGCTCTGCGTCAGGTGGCTGATGTGCAAAAGGAGCTCGCGTTGCCGCCGAGCGCCGGGGTACATCGTATCCCCTTTGTGATCGGAGCACAGCAGGGCGTCATTGAAATCAGCGCACCGCGTTTCAATCTGGTGGTCGCGACCTTGCAAGGGTTTCTCGACGTCTATCTGCCTGCCACCAAGGCGCGGATCGATTATATTCATGGCGATGAGACCGTCGCCGAACTCGGCGGTAAGACCGGCAATGCGGGGTTCTGGCTGCCGGCGATTTCGAAGCACGAGCTCTTTAAAACCATCGTCCTCGATGGCGCGTTGCCGCGCAAAACCTTTTCCATGGGGGAAGCGGATGAGAAGCGCTTTTATCTCGAATGCCGGGCGATTGTCTGCGGCGGGGAATCCGTTGACATCGATCAGTAAAAGGTGTAAAAACGCTCTGTTGACCCGTCTCACGATGAACTCGCATTGATGGTGAGCAGCATGTCCTTTCGCCATTGAACCGCCTGGTCGACGGTAACCGTCCAGGCGGTTTTTTATTTGTCGTACTTACTGGTGTATTAAATACAGTTAACGAGGAGGTTTTGCCATGTACAAGATCATGACCCGCAACCAGATCTCGGTGAAGGGGCTTGACCGTTTTCCGCGCGATAAATACGAAATCGCCAGCGAGATCGGTACGCCCGATGCGATCATGCTGCGTAGCCACGTCCTGGCAGCGGAGGATATCGGTGCGTCGATCAAGGCGATTGGCCGGGCTGGTGCCGGGGTCAACAATATCCCGGTTGAAAACTGCTCCGCGCGCGGCATTGTCGTCTTCAATGCGCCCGGTGCCAACGCCAACGCGGTCAAGGAACTGGCCATCGCCACGATGCTCCTCGCCGCGCGCGACATTGTCGGGGCGATCGAGTTTGTTCGGCGTGAGGGGCCAGGGAAGGGTGCCGAGGAGCTGCACAAGCTGGTCGAAGGGGGCAAAAAAACCTATGGCGGAACAGAGCTCAAAGGGAAAACCCTCGGCGTTGTCGGGCTCGGCGCGATCGGTTCACTGGTGGCGGAAACCGGGCTGATGCTCGGTATGAATGTCCTCGGTTACGATCCGGCGCTGTCGGTCGAAGCGGCCTGGCGGCTGTCACGCGATGTGCAGCGGATGGAGAACATGCAGTCGCTCCTTGCCAAATCCGATTTTGTGACCCTTCACCTGCCGGTGCTGGAAGCGACGCGCAACCTGATCAACAAGGAGTTGATCGACAGTTTCAAAAACGGCGCGGTGCTGATCAATCTGTCGCGGGAAAAGGTTGTCGATGCCGAAGCGATTCTCGCCGGGCTGGAGAGCGGCAGGATCAGCCAGTATCTGACCGACTTCCCGATGGTTGAGCTGATCGGGCACCCCAAGGTGGTGCTGATCCCTCATCTTGGCGCCAGCACCGAAGAGGCGGAGGAAAATTGTGCGATCATGATCGCTGACCAGCTCAGCGATTTTCTTGAAAATGGCAACATCCGCAATTCGGTCAATTTCCCCAATACGATGCTGGAGCGTAATGGCCAGTATCGTCTGGCGATTAGCAACAGGCATGTTCCAAAAATGCTCGGGCAGGTGCTGTCGGTTCTTGCTGACCAAAGTATCAATGTGCTCGATATGATTAATAAAAGTCGCGGCGATATTGCTTATAACCTGATCGATATTGAAGTCCCTGCCTCGGCAGAGGTGGTGAAAAAGCTGACCGCGATAGCAGGCGTTATTAACGTTCGTGCGCTGTAAATACATCAATTTTGACTGAGGAGGATTTGATCCGATGGCTAATCAGGTATTCAATTTCGGTGCGGGTCCGGCGATGTTGCCGGTTCCGGTGATGGAGAAGATTCAGACGGAGTTTCTCAACTACAACGGCATGGGCGTGTCGGCGATCGAAATCAGCCACCGTTCCAAGGAATTCGTCGCCATTCTCGAAGCGGCGCAGGCGACTTTCCGGGAGCTGAGCGGAGTGCCGGACAACTACAAGATTCTCTTTGTTCACGGGGGCGCACGGATGCAGTTCGCCGCAATTCCGCTCAACCTCGCGGGGCGTACGGCGACCAAAAAGTGCCTCTATTTCGAGACCGGCAACTTTGCCAAGCTGGCGCACAAGGATGCCGTGCCGTTCTGCAACGTCAAGGTGGTGGCCAGCGGTGCTGCCACCAACCATGACCGGTTGCCCCCCTATTCTCCCGCCGATATCGATCAGGATGCCGCCTACTGTCACATCACCAGCAACAACACCGTTTACGGCAGCCAGTGGCAGACTTTCCCCGACACCGGCGCGGTGCCGTTGATCGCTGACCAGACCTCGGAAATCCTTTCCCGCGAGATCGATTACAGCAAGTTCGGTTGCATCTATGCCGGCATGCAAAAGAACCTCGGACCGTCAGGGATGGCGATGGTGGTTATTCGTGAAGATCTGCTCGGCTTTGCTTCCGAGCAAACCCCGTTGCTGCTCAATTACACACAACTGGATAAGGATAATTCGCTGACCAACACCACCAACACCTTTGCCATTTACGTTGTCAAGCTGATGCTCGACTGGCTCAAGGCCGAAGGGGGGGTCAAGGTGATCGAAGCGCGCAACCGTGCCAAGGCCGCGCACCTTTACGCGCTGCTCGACGGAAGCGGTTTTTACAAGGGGTTTGTCCAGCCGGAATTCCGTTCGATGATGAACGTGACGTTCAATCTGGCGAGTGAAGAACTCGAAGCCAAATTCCTCAAGGAAGCCGGTGCCGCCGGTCTCTATGCCCTCAAGGGGCACCGGGCGGTCAACGGTATTCGCGCCTCGATCTACAACCCGATGCCGATGGCGGGGGTTGAGGCGCTGGCGAGCTTTATGGAAGAGTTCGAGCGCAAGAACGGCTGATCTACGACGAACGGCAACGCGCCCCCCTGGCGAACCGGTCGGGGGCGCGCGTTGCTCCTGTCGTAAAAAACGGAAACTATCCGCCCCAAAATATCGATTCGCTGCTGTTTTAATCGCTGTCGTAGATAGACGTTCTACGCTGAGCAGACGTTGATCGTTGCTATGCCCCTACGCCTTGCCGCAGGATAGAGATGTTATTCACTGCCCGGAATTTTCAGTCAAGTCCGACACGCTGCGCGCTATGGTTGATCGCTTTTGCGGGGTGGACAATCCTGATCCTGCTGCTGGCGTGGCATCAACAGAGTTCCGACAGAAGAGCTTTTCTCGATATTGCTTCCGCCGAGGCAGGGGCGAGTTATGACAAGGATCTGCTCTACCGGCGGTGGGCGGCACGGCACGGCGGTGTGTATGTTCCGGTGACGGAAGAAACCCCGCCGAGTCCCTATCTCAAAAACATCCCTGAACGCGATATCGTCACCCCGTCCGGCAAAAAACTCACCCTGATCAATCCTGCCTATATGACGCGCCAGGTCTTCACCCTTGCCGAGGAAGCTGCTGGTGTCCGCGGGCACATTACCAGCCTGAATCCGATTCGCTCGGGAAATAGCCCCGACCGGTGGGAAAAAGAAACGTTGCTGCGTTTTGCCGCGGGCGCGACGCACGCCTCAACGGTTGCTGAAATCAACGGGGAAAAGTTTCTCCGCAAAATGTTTCCGATGGTGACGGAAGCAAGCTGCCTGAAATGTCATCAACAGCAAGGGTATGCTGTCGGGGAGATCCGTGGCGGGATCAGTGTCTCCGTGCCGCTGGCACCGTATAGAGAGGTTTCTGAAACGTTAGCAGAACAACACTTCATAACCTATCTCGTGATTTGGGTCGTAGGGATGCTCTTTCTTTTTACCACGCGGGAAAAAATCGAGTTACAGATGGGTCAGGTCAGCGCGGCCTTGGCTCACGCCCGCCAGGTGCAGGGCGAACTGCAAATATCGGAGGCCAATTACCGGATTCTCTTTGACGAAGCCGCCTACGGCATTGCCGTGGCGGATATCAAAACGGGGGAGCTGCTGGCGGTTAACGCGGCCCTTTGTCAGCTGGTTGAACGCGACAGGGATGAGTTGCTTGGCAAGTCCCAGGCCATCCTGCATCCGCCTGAATTAAAGGCTTCCGGCGCTGTGGACGTCTCCCGGTGCTTTGAAGATTACCGCGCAGGGGTAAGCTCCGACCTGCATGTGTCCCGGATTATAACCCGGGCAGGACAACTCCGCGATGTCGAAATCAAGGCCGCCAGGGTGGTCTACAACGGACACGAAGCATTGCAGGGACTTTTTTATGATCTGACGGAAAGAACGTCTTTGCAGCATCAGGCGATTCGCGCCTCGCATCTGGCGGCCATCGGCGAGTTGTCGGCGGGGGTGGCGCATGAGATCAACAACCCGATCGGCGGGGTGATCAACTATGCGGATATCCTCAAGTCACGGACAACAGACGAAAAGAGCAGGGAGCTTCTTGAGCGTATTATCAAGGAGGGGGAACGTGTTGCCGCCATCGTCAAAAGTCTCTTGTCTTTTTCGAGGGATGATAAAGGAGAACACAAATTTTACGATATCCAGGTATTGCTTGAGGAGCCGCTCTCGCTGGTGCATTCGCAGCTGAAAAAAGATGGCATTACCTTGCAAACCTCGATTGCCGCTGATCTTGGTCGGATCAAATGCAATGCCCATCAGATCGAGCAGGTTTTCCTGAATCTTCTCAGTAACTCAAGGTATGCCCTCAACGAAAAGTTTCCCGACCACGATGATAACAAGAAAATAGTATTGTCGGCGCGGCGCATTGAAAGAGATCACCACGCCTTGCTGAGCGTTGAAGTCACCGACTTCGGCAGCGGCATCCCGCAACAGGTGCTGCCCAATGTGCTCA
It contains:
- a CDS encoding DUF3365 domain-containing protein; protein product: MLFTARNFQSSPTRCALWLIAFAGWTILILLLAWHQQSSDRRAFLDIASAEAGASYDKDLLYRRWAARHGGVYVPVTEETPPSPYLKNIPERDIVTPSGKKLTLINPAYMTRQVFTLAEEAAGVRGHITSLNPIRSGNSPDRWEKETLLRFAAGATHASTVAEINGEKFLRKMFPMVTEASCLKCHQQQGYAVGEIRGGISVSVPLAPYREVSETLAEQHFITYLVIWVVGMLFLFTTREKIELQMGQVSAALAHARQVQGELQISEANYRILFDEAAYGIAVADIKTGELLAVNAALCQLVERDRDELLGKSQAILHPPELKASGAVDVSRCFEDYRAGVSSDLHVSRIITRAGQLRDVEIKAARVVYNGHEALQGLFYDLTERTSLQHQAIRASHLAAIGELSAGVAHEINNPIGGVINYADILKSRTTDEKSRELLERIIKEGERVAAIVKSLLSFSRDDKGEHKFYDIQVLLEEPLSLVHSQLKKDGITLQTSIAADLGRIKCNAHQIEQVFLNLLSNSRYALNEKFPDHDDNKKIVLSARRIERDHHALLSVEVTDFGSGIPQQVLPNVLKSFYTTKKAGVGTGLGLSICADIIRLHQGDIAIDSVAGEYTRVSIELPLMS
- the aroF gene encoding 3-deoxy-7-phosphoheptulonate synthase, with protein sequence MIIVMKKGASDAQLAEVEKRISELGYQSHVIHGETRNVVGAVGDERGKEILQSLEVLPGVENVVPILKPFKLASREIRAEPSCFELAPGVIIGGDNLVVMAGPCAVESEEQLLSAAIAVKAAGATVLRGGAFKPRSSPYSFQGLEEEGLKLLDRVRSATGLPIVTEVVNPRDVELVGRYADIMQVGARNVQNFALLKMLGQLGKPVLLKRGMSTTIQEFLMSAEYILSEGNQRVVLCERGIRTFETATRNTLDISAVPVLKELSHLPVIIDPSHATGHASLVAPMSYAAVAAGADGLIIEVHPHPELASCDGPQSLRPEDFALVMAKLREYAVVAGRKL
- a CDS encoding phosphoglycerate dehydrogenase yields the protein MYKIMTRNQISVKGLDRFPRDKYEIASEIGTPDAIMLRSHVLAAEDIGASIKAIGRAGAGVNNIPVENCSARGIVVFNAPGANANAVKELAIATMLLAARDIVGAIEFVRREGPGKGAEELHKLVEGGKKTYGGTELKGKTLGVVGLGAIGSLVAETGLMLGMNVLGYDPALSVEAAWRLSRDVQRMENMQSLLAKSDFVTLHLPVLEATRNLINKELIDSFKNGAVLINLSREKVVDAEAILAGLESGRISQYLTDFPMVELIGHPKVVLIPHLGASTEEAEENCAIMIADQLSDFLENGNIRNSVNFPNTMLERNGQYRLAISNRHVPKMLGQVLSVLADQSINVLDMINKSRGDIAYNLIDIEVPASAEVVKKLTAIAGVINVRAL
- a CDS encoding DUF1015 domain-containing protein; translated protein: MVFEKIALQAPHILLPRNGIDLNRWAVIACDQYTSQPEYWDKVARHIGDAPSTLELIFPEVYLEDDDGELRVQRINAAMRRYLDEKILLDQGAGFILVDRATTQVPSRKGLMVALDLEQYDYNAGATTLIRATEGTIVDRLPPRIKVRENAPIELPHIMVLIDDPQLTVIEPLFAKELEEVYDVELMADGGRVRGWRVSAAADIEQVAARLAALATPAAFNARYGVSDKPVMLYAMGDGNHSFATAKAIWERLKAQVSDLAAIMNHPARYALVELVNVHDPGLEFEAIHRVLFNVDGNDLLAAMERYYADRCEDFALRQVADVQKELALPPSAGVHRIPFVIGAQQGVIEISAPRFNLVVATLQGFLDVYLPATKARIDYIHGDETVAELGGKTGNAGFWLPAISKHELFKTIVLDGALPRKTFSMGEADEKRFYLECRAIVCGGESVDIDQ
- the serC gene encoding 3-phosphoserine/phosphohydroxythreonine transaminase yields the protein MANQVFNFGAGPAMLPVPVMEKIQTEFLNYNGMGVSAIEISHRSKEFVAILEAAQATFRELSGVPDNYKILFVHGGARMQFAAIPLNLAGRTATKKCLYFETGNFAKLAHKDAVPFCNVKVVASGAATNHDRLPPYSPADIDQDAAYCHITSNNTVYGSQWQTFPDTGAVPLIADQTSEILSREIDYSKFGCIYAGMQKNLGPSGMAMVVIREDLLGFASEQTPLLLNYTQLDKDNSLTNTTNTFAIYVVKLMLDWLKAEGGVKVIEARNRAKAAHLYALLDGSGFYKGFVQPEFRSMMNVTFNLASEELEAKFLKEAGAAGLYALKGHRAVNGIRASIYNPMPMAGVEALASFMEEFERKNG
- a CDS encoding DEAD/DEAH box helicase; translation: MPFNLTRNEILITCGASYFGRGRSYQAAGRVESLEWDEIGQVLFAEVAGSGRNLYQQEIFFPPPTNHDRFVGDCSCPVSFNCKHVVAALLEWLELRNQITDPASETDAGHSSLQRWQEETVQRLQNEQASQDAAPGEPCLLYLLQLLGRESSQAISVQTFKSRRLKRGGWGKTSSYPLAQARQYHYYTPAEIAPLDVEIAQLLTQNVFTQTLPTLHGDTGVLVLKRLLQSGRCFFQSTENPPLRCGRNRTATFRWHKNDQDKTQLDINLDGIGHAWVPIPTTPPWYLDPVTHQCGIIDQPLPAALYHSLHKLPPVAAEQLRGLSYFLLEKLPPETIPLPIEIKIKCWEHPPVPTLILRSAIGPTGGRHHLARLRFTYGPISVPPLQSAENGSRLIRHQDEDWSITCHPRIEKDAYDTLVRHDLCPAPPLLCEQGEDDFYFATETLAASALAWRQLIDDIPVLENEGWKVEIDDSFQLTFETVSTLQADIDDGDIGWFEIGLNIEHNGQKFPLLPLLTQWLESNATEQSLMYHLGGNNWLEVPASVLEPVVTTLVELFQDPQLNNDGQLKLPRPQAHGLLDLEDMLAVGGQRLDWQGGKKLRQLAEKMRNFKGIELLDPPVGLNAELRNYQRQGLSWLQFLREYSFNGILADDMGLGKTIQALAHLQREKEAGRLDRPALIVAPTSVISNWQREAARFTPELKTLALHGLNRNVHFDRLDDYDLIITSYTLLNRDLKQHLKRDYHSLILDEAQAIKNPNAKAAQAACEIKASHRLCLTGTPLENHLGELWSLFHFLMPGFLGDQQQFNKLFRTPIEKHRDHERQQLLQKRLVPFILRRDKGEVVQELPSKTLIVREVELNGAQAKLYETLRIAMTVRIDKLLQTQGMNRSHIQILDALLKLRQVCCDPRLVKLESARSVKHSAKLELLMEMVTELLAEGRKILIFSQFTSMLRLIEDELNASAISYSKLTGRTRKRDAAIATFQNGDVPLFLISLKAGGVGLNLTAADTVIHYDPWWNPAVENQATDRAHRIGQEKPVFVYKLVASGTVEEKILQLQEKKGALARGVFQPRDQAEELPGMSAEDLLELLKPVGTTVSGEAD